The genomic interval GGCGCGCAGGGTCTCGCCCTCGAGCAGCGGCGCATCGCAGCGGCCGTCGGCATTCGTGCGCGCCTCGGTCAGCAGGCTGCGGCCCGTCTCCGTGACGGCATACAGCGCAATCGCCACGCCGGATGCCGGGCGCCCGTGCGCGGTGTCGAGCACGTGGGTGCTGAGTTTGCCCATCGCTTCTCCTATATGTTGGTGGTGAACGACGCTATTGGCGGGATCATATACCGATGACGATCCGACAATATATGATCCTCCATATACCCATCATCCCGCGGCCGTCACGGCTTGCCGAATCATGAACCCTGACTACCCACGCGACCTGGTCGGCTACGGCCGCAATCCTCCCCACGCGCGCTGGCCTGGGGGCGCGCGCATCGCCCTGCAGTTCGTGCTGAACTACGAAGAGGGCGCGGAAAATTCTGTCCTGCACGGCGATCCGGCTTCGGAGACATTTTTATCCGAAATCATAGGGGCCCAGGCTTTTCCGATGCGCCACATGAGCATGGAGTCGCTCTACGAATACGGCTCGCGCGCCGGCCTGTGGCGCCTGCTGCGCCTGTTCGAGGAGCGGGAGTTGCCGCTGACCGTCTTCGGCGTCGCCATGGCCTTGCAGCGCAATCCCGATGCGGTGGCCGCCTTTCGCGAGCTCGGCCACGAGATCGCCTGCCACGGCCTGCGCTGGATCTCGTACCAGAACGTCGACGAAGCGCTTGAACGCGCCCACATGGCCGAGGCGGTGGCGATCATGCGCGAGCTGACCGGCGAGGCGCCGCTCGGCTGGTACACCGGTCGCGATTCGCCGAACACACGCCGCCTCGTGGTCGAGCACGGCGGCTTCGCCTACGATGCCGACCATTACGGCGACGACCTGCCGTTCTGGCAGAACGTGGCATACCAAAACGCCGACGGCGTGCGGGCGGAGCGGCCCCACCTGGTGGTGCCCTACACGCTCGACACCAATGACATGCGCTTCGCAGCGATGCAAGGCTTCAACTCGGGCACGCAATTTTTCGACTACCTGAAGGACGCTTTCGACGTCCTGTACGCGGAAGGCGATCCGAATGGCCTGGATCGGCCTAAAATGCTGTCCATCGGCCTGCATTGCCGCCTCGCCGGCCGTCCGGCGCGCGCCGCTTCGCTGGCCCGCTTCCTCGACTATGTGTTGCAGCACGACGCCGTCTGGGTCACGCGCCGCATCGACATCGCGCGCCACTGGCAGGCCACCCATCCCTACCGTGGCTGATATATGAATGTTCTGATAAGCGATATCTGATTAATGCCATAGTAGGAGCGGGCTCCGATCGGGTACTCTTCATGCTGGACCAATCCGAGACAAGCATGGCTGAACCGATTCGTTTTTATTTCCGCAACGCCGTCCACGAAGTGACCGACGTGGCACCCACGCAAACCATCCTGCAGCACCTGCGGGAGGACCTGCGCTGCACCGGTACGAAGGAAGGCTGCGCCGAAGGCGATTGCGGCGCCTGCACGGTGGTGGTCGGTTCGCTCGA from Massilia sp. Se16.2.3 carries:
- the puuE gene encoding allantoinase PuuE, whose product is MNPDYPRDLVGYGRNPPHARWPGGARIALQFVLNYEEGAENSVLHGDPASETFLSEIIGAQAFPMRHMSMESLYEYGSRAGLWRLLRLFEERELPLTVFGVAMALQRNPDAVAAFRELGHEIACHGLRWISYQNVDEALERAHMAEAVAIMRELTGEAPLGWYTGRDSPNTRRLVVEHGGFAYDADHYGDDLPFWQNVAYQNADGVRAERPHLVVPYTLDTNDMRFAAMQGFNSGTQFFDYLKDAFDVLYAEGDPNGLDRPKMLSIGLHCRLAGRPARAASLARFLDYVLQHDAVWVTRRIDIARHWQATHPYRG